The Aquificaceae bacterium genome includes a region encoding these proteins:
- a CDS encoding Uma2 family endonuclease, whose protein sequence is MGLAEKYPVRYTVEDWKSWQGDWELVEGTPYAMASPRPINQRILIVIALLIEEVLKDSCPSCLVYAELDWYVSYDTVIRPDLMVLCGEIPEKVESPPELVLEIVSPSSRQMDEGLKFELYEREGVRYFVLVYPDERTIKVFELVEGRYREKEDRKFSFGSCEVQINFEEVLR, encoded by the coding sequence GTGGGTCTGGCTGAGAAGTATCCCGTTCGCTATACAGTAGAAGACTGGAAAAGTTGGCAGGGAGACTGGGAACTGGTGGAAGGCACACCCTACGCCATGGCTTCGCCAAGGCCTATTAATCAAAGAATCCTCATTGTTATTGCACTTCTTATAGAAGAGGTTCTCAAGGATTCATGCCCCAGTTGCCTTGTTTACGCAGAGCTTGACTGGTATGTATCTTATGACACAGTAATAAGACCAGACTTGATGGTGTTGTGTGGAGAAATACCAGAGAAAGTTGAGAGTCCACCAGAACTCGTTTTAGAGATAGTTTCACCCTCCAGCAGGCAGATGGATGAAGGGCTCAAGTTTGAGCTTTATGAAAGGGAAGGCGTCAGATACTTTGTGCTGGTTTATCCAGATGAAAGAACTATAAAGGTTTTTGAGCTTGTGGAAGGTAGGTATAGAGAAAAGGAAGACAGAAAGTTTAGCTTTGGAAGCTGTGAGGTGCAGATAAACTTTGAGGAGGTCTTGAGGTGA
- the hemC gene encoding hydroxymethylbilane synthase, which produces MHLRIGTRKSKLALWQANFIRQKLQEKGHTVELVLITTTGDKILDAPLAKVGGKGLFVKEIEEALLRGEIDLAVHSLKDVPMTLPEGLTLGAITERENPFDVLISREGKTLFELPEGAVLGTSSLRRQVQIKRKRPDLKIEILRGNVDTRLRKLEEGMYDAIVLAYAGVKRMGLEDRITQILEDFIPAVGQGSLAIEVRESDVDVLKAIAFLDHKESRLRAECERAFLRELQGGCQVPIGAYAWVEGEKLRLRAFISDLEGRRFLEGMEEGKPEETEQIGIKLARKLLEEGGGDILREIYLQS; this is translated from the coding sequence ATGCATTTACGCATAGGCACACGAAAGAGCAAGCTTGCCCTCTGGCAGGCAAACTTTATAAGGCAAAAACTCCAGGAGAAAGGTCATACTGTTGAGCTGGTTCTTATAACCACCACCGGAGACAAAATTCTGGACGCACCTCTTGCAAAGGTTGGTGGAAAGGGACTTTTTGTCAAGGAAATAGAGGAGGCTCTCTTGAGAGGTGAGATAGACCTTGCGGTTCATTCCCTCAAAGATGTGCCCATGACGCTGCCAGAAGGTCTTACGCTTGGAGCCATAACTGAAAGAGAAAACCCCTTTGATGTGCTTATATCAAGGGAAGGGAAAACCCTTTTTGAGCTACCGGAGGGTGCAGTCCTTGGCACCTCATCCCTCCGGAGGCAGGTGCAGATAAAGAGAAAAAGACCCGACCTGAAAATAGAAATCTTGCGGGGTAATGTGGACACAAGGCTCAGAAAGCTAGAAGAAGGCATGTATGATGCCATAGTGCTTGCCTATGCAGGTGTAAAAAGGATGGGTCTGGAAGACAGAATAACCCAGATACTGGAGGACTTCATACCTGCGGTGGGTCAGGGAAGCCTTGCCATTGAGGTAAGGGAAAGCGACGTCGATGTTCTCAAAGCCATAGCCTTCCTTGACCACAAAGAGAGCAGGCTCAGGGCTGAGTGTGAGAGGGCTTTTCTGAGGGAGCTTCAGGGGGGCTGTCAGGTGCCCATAGGTGCATACGCATGGGTTGAAGGCGAAAAGCTCAGGCTAAGAGCCTTCATATCTGACCTTGAGGGAAGGCGTTTTCTGGAGGGTATGGAAGAAGGAAAACCTGAGGAGACTGAGCAGATAGGTATAAAACTTGCCAGAAAGCTCTTAGAAGAGGGGGGTGGAGATATACTCAGGGAAATCTACCTTCAGAGCTGA